In Halopseudomonas xinjiangensis, a single genomic region encodes these proteins:
- the fabB gene encoding beta-ketoacyl-ACP synthase I has translation MRRVVITGMGIISCLGQDLDSVAASLKAAKPGITFNPEYAEKGLRSQVSGSVKIDLDAAIDRKLKRFMGDAAAFAYLSMQQAIADAGLTDEQISHVRTGLVAGSGGASTLNQMEAVDILREKGVKKIGPYRVPRTMGSTVSACLATPFKIKGVNYSISSACATSAHCIGHAAELIQLGKQDIVFAGGGEEEHWSQAMLFDAMGALSTDYNETPEKASRAYDSKRDGFVIAGGGGMVVVEELEHALARGAKIYAEVIGYGATSDGHDMVAPSGEGAVRCMQQALATVDDTIEYLNTHGTSTPVGDVAELKAIREVFGDKAPKISSTKSLSGHSLGAAGVQEAIYCLLMLRDNFLAASANIEELDENAGDLPILRERLDQAVDVVMSNSFGFGGTNATLIMKRWTGA, from the coding sequence ATGCGTCGCGTCGTGATTACAGGCATGGGCATCATTTCCTGCCTTGGCCAGGATCTGGACAGCGTGGCGGCCAGCCTCAAGGCGGCCAAGCCGGGCATAACCTTCAACCCCGAATACGCCGAGAAAGGCCTGCGCAGTCAGGTTTCCGGCAGCGTGAAAATCGATCTGGATGCCGCGATCGACCGCAAGCTCAAGCGCTTCATGGGTGATGCAGCGGCTTTCGCCTACCTGTCCATGCAGCAGGCGATTGCTGACGCAGGTCTGACCGATGAACAGATCAGTCACGTCCGCACCGGCCTGGTCGCCGGTAGCGGCGGCGCCTCGACGCTGAACCAGATGGAAGCGGTCGATATCCTGCGGGAAAAAGGCGTCAAGAAGATCGGGCCATATCGTGTGCCGCGTACCATGGGCAGCACCGTATCGGCCTGTCTGGCGACGCCTTTCAAGATCAAGGGCGTGAACTATTCGATCTCCTCGGCCTGCGCGACCAGTGCGCATTGTATTGGCCACGCTGCGGAACTGATTCAGCTCGGCAAACAGGACATCGTCTTCGCCGGTGGCGGTGAGGAAGAGCACTGGTCCCAAGCGATGCTGTTCGATGCCATGGGCGCCCTGTCCACCGATTACAACGAAACACCAGAGAAGGCATCGCGCGCCTACGACTCCAAGCGCGACGGCTTCGTGATCGCTGGCGGTGGCGGCATGGTCGTGGTGGAAGAGCTCGAGCATGCCCTGGCACGCGGTGCGAAGATCTATGCCGAGGTCATTGGTTACGGGGCTACTTCCGACGGCCACGACATGGTCGCGCCGAGCGGCGAAGGTGCAGTGCGCTGCATGCAGCAGGCTTTGGCGACTGTCGACGACACCATCGAATACCTGAACACGCACGGCACTTCTACTCCGGTCGGGGATGTCGCCGAACTCAAGGCGATTCGTGAAGTGTTCGGCGACAAGGCGCCGAAGATCAGCTCTACCAAGAGCCTGTCTGGTCACTCACTCGGCGCCGCTGGTGTGCAGGAGGCGATCTATTGCCTGCTGATGCTTCGGGATAACTTCCTGGCCGCCTCGGCAAACATCGAGGAGCTGGACGAGAACGCCGGTGACCTGCCGATCTTGCGTGAACGACTGGATCAAGCGGTCGATGTGGTGATGTCCAACAGCTTCGGTTTCGGTGGCACCAACGCCACCCTGATCATGAAGCGCTGGACCGGAGCCTGA
- a CDS encoding NAD(P)H-dependent glycerol-3-phosphate dehydrogenase: protein MSEQKQAVCVLGGGSFGTTLANLMATNGISVTLWLRDEAVARQMNEERENRRYLPGFKLDPSLRITTGIQAALGSADIIFLAIPSGAFRSVLQQIGGSLAGKAVVSTTKGIEQPGFLMMSEIVEQEAPAARVAVLSGPNLAKEMAAGALTATVVASADEQLCRKVQAVLGSRTLRVYASQDRYGVELGGALKNVYAIISGMAAAMGVGENTKSMLITRALAEMTRFAVHMGANPMTFLGLAGVGDLIVTCTSPMSRNYQVGHALGKGQTLEESVAQLGQVAEGVNTLRVLKQKSEEEGVYMPLVTGLHAIIFEQRTLEDVIARLMSGEQKDDVEFAAFSQLGRRETGQ from the coding sequence ATGAGCGAGCAAAAGCAAGCTGTCTGCGTGTTGGGAGGCGGCAGCTTCGGCACGACACTGGCCAACCTGATGGCGACGAACGGTATTTCCGTGACCCTCTGGCTGCGCGACGAAGCCGTTGCCCGCCAGATGAACGAGGAGCGCGAAAATCGACGGTATCTGCCAGGGTTCAAGCTGGACCCGAGCCTGCGCATCACCACCGGTATCCAGGCAGCGCTGGGTTCGGCCGACATCATCTTTCTTGCCATCCCCAGCGGTGCCTTCCGCAGCGTATTGCAGCAGATCGGTGGTTCACTGGCCGGCAAGGCTGTTGTCAGCACGACCAAGGGAATCGAGCAGCCCGGCTTTCTGATGATGAGCGAAATCGTCGAGCAGGAGGCACCTGCCGCCCGTGTCGCGGTGCTCTCCGGCCCGAACCTGGCGAAGGAAATGGCCGCCGGCGCGTTGACGGCGACCGTCGTAGCCAGCGCCGACGAACAGCTTTGCCGTAAGGTTCAGGCTGTACTGGGCAGCAGGACGCTTCGTGTTTATGCCAGCCAGGATCGCTACGGGGTGGAGCTGGGCGGGGCGCTGAAAAACGTCTACGCCATCATCTCCGGCATGGCTGCCGCCATGGGCGTTGGCGAAAACACCAAGAGTATGTTGATAACCCGCGCGCTGGCGGAGATGACCCGCTTCGCCGTGCATATGGGTGCCAACCCCATGACCTTCCTCGGGCTCGCCGGGGTGGGTGATCTGATCGTTACGTGCACTTCGCCCATGTCGCGCAACTATCAAGTCGGTCATGCGCTGGGCAAAGGGCAAACGCTGGAGGAAAGCGTTGCCCAGCTCGGGCAGGTCGCAGAGGGGGTGAACACCCTGCGCGTACTCAAGCAGAAATCCGAAGAGGAGGGCGTCTATATGCCTTTGGTCACCGGCCTGCACGCGATCATCTTCGAACAGCGCACGCTCGAGGACGTTATCGCCCGGCTGATGTCGGGTGAACAGAAGGATGACGTCGAGTTCGCCGCGTTTTCGCAGCTAGGTCGGCGGGAGACGGGGCAATGA
- a CDS encoding ATP-binding protein — protein MNVLQRGTIQGRLIIIAVVPALLFALLAVIWFTATRLEDVDRELRDTGELIAGQLAPAAEYSVISGNSANLRALLQAALELPNVQRAEVYDARGTRLASLSRPEQIESQELNVFTADIRRQRVSIASDRYLLDAPDISELGSQYLGQVQVYLSKRAFLARQADILVDTLLLAFIVLLASLALAVRLARALARPMEQMSKAVKALQGGQLDTRLPVQDRYEIGQLMSNINALAQNLEQARDSQQRSIAQLVAAREEAEQANRAKSEFLAMMSHELRTPMNGVMGMLQLLETTELNREQDEYVQIAGDSTHHLLKVINDILDFSRIENGAVELEELTFDLPDLIRQTVAAFEHPASQKTLRLRTDLHGPTELTRVIGDPTRIRQILVNLIGNALKFTETGEITVHANWDEDGPDRVWLQCQVKDTGIGIANDRLESMFDAFRQGDSSTSRRFGGTGLGLSIARTFARRMGGDLYASSVEGQGSCFTLSIPLQLADSPAEPELPVPVSRTGSRDPILLVEDNPVNRMVIEGMLRSLSHEVVVAESGEQALEYLTSAQPFAAVLMDLQLPDSDGVSVYLSYRRLAQNHGRPVTTCIALSASATEGDRSRCLNAGMQAFLGKPLARQSLQQTLSRWIGDATVDH, from the coding sequence GTGAATGTCCTGCAGAGAGGCACGATCCAGGGCCGCCTGATCATCATTGCGGTAGTGCCCGCCCTTCTCTTCGCCTTGCTCGCCGTGATCTGGTTCACCGCGACTCGCCTCGAAGATGTAGACCGGGAATTGCGCGACACTGGCGAACTCATTGCAGGCCAGCTCGCCCCCGCAGCCGAATACAGTGTGATCAGCGGCAACTCCGCCAACCTGCGCGCGCTCCTTCAGGCCGCGCTGGAACTGCCCAATGTGCAGCGTGCCGAGGTCTATGATGCGCGCGGAACGCGGTTGGCGAGTCTGAGTAGACCGGAACAGATCGAGTCGCAAGAGCTTAACGTTTTCACTGCGGACATCCGGCGCCAGCGTGTGTCGATCGCCAGCGACCGCTACCTGCTCGACGCGCCGGACATTTCCGAATTGGGCTCCCAGTACCTGGGTCAGGTGCAGGTGTATCTCAGCAAGCGTGCATTCCTCGCCCGGCAGGCTGACATTCTGGTCGATACGCTCCTGCTGGCATTCATCGTGCTACTCGCTTCCCTCGCGCTGGCCGTGCGTCTGGCGCGTGCGCTGGCCCGCCCGATGGAGCAGATGAGCAAGGCGGTCAAAGCACTGCAAGGTGGCCAGCTGGATACCCGGCTTCCTGTCCAGGACAGATACGAGATCGGCCAGTTGATGAGCAACATCAATGCCCTGGCGCAGAACCTGGAACAAGCGCGGGACAGCCAGCAGCGCAGTATCGCTCAGCTCGTTGCCGCGCGCGAAGAAGCCGAGCAGGCCAACCGCGCCAAGTCCGAGTTTCTTGCGATGATGAGCCACGAGTTGCGCACACCGATGAACGGGGTAATGGGCATGCTGCAGCTGCTTGAAACCACCGAACTCAATCGCGAGCAGGACGAGTATGTGCAGATCGCCGGCGATTCCACACACCATCTCCTCAAGGTGATCAACGATATCCTCGACTTCTCGCGCATCGAAAACGGTGCGGTAGAACTGGAAGAGCTCACCTTCGATCTGCCCGATCTGATCAGGCAGACGGTCGCTGCCTTCGAACATCCCGCCTCGCAGAAAACCTTGCGTTTGCGCACGGACCTGCACGGACCGACCGAGTTGACTCGGGTCATTGGCGATCCGACCCGCATACGACAGATTCTGGTCAACCTGATCGGCAATGCCTTGAAGTTCACCGAGACAGGCGAGATCACGGTGCATGCAAACTGGGACGAAGACGGGCCGGACCGGGTCTGGTTGCAGTGCCAGGTCAAGGACACCGGGATCGGGATCGCTAACGACCGGCTGGAGAGTATGTTCGACGCCTTCCGTCAGGGCGACAGCAGCACCTCGCGCCGATTCGGTGGGACCGGGCTCGGGCTGTCCATCGCGCGCACTTTCGCTCGTCGCATGGGTGGCGACCTGTATGCCAGCAGCGTGGAAGGCCAGGGCTCGTGTTTCACGCTAAGCATTCCCCTGCAGCTGGCTGACTCGCCCGCCGAGCCGGAACTCCCCGTCCCCGTCTCGAGAACAGGCTCTCGCGACCCGATACTGCTGGTCGAGGACAACCCGGTGAACCGCATGGTCATCGAGGGTATGTTGCGCAGCCTCTCGCATGAGGTCGTGGTCGCCGAATCGGGCGAGCAAGCCCTGGAATACCTGACGTCGGCACAGCCCTTCGCGGCGGTTCTGATGGACCTTCAGCTTCCTGACAGCGATGGCGTAAGCGTCTATCTCAGCTACCGCCGGCTCGCCCAGAACCATGGCCGCCCGGTCACTACCTGTATCGCGCTTAGCGCTAGCGCCACCGAAGGCGACCGCAGCCGCTGCCTGAACGCCGGCATGCAGGCATTTCTCGGCAAGCCCCTGGCGCGCCAATCTCTGCAGCAGACACTGAGCCGCTGGATAGGTGACGCTACAGTCGATCATTGA
- a CDS encoding class I adenylate-forming enzyme family protein — protein MNASVSSPITLETPFTTLPSLISLHARERADHPALVQDARVVTYRELDKLVDQVAATLQRDGVRPGESVAICSANSIPYAVLFLGALRAGVIVAPLAPSSTPESLLTMLKDSAAKLFFVDQSSDQALAGVKERIEIPLFTLDDSRPAQGFSGWLSEGAPAPVQIQPEQSFNVIYSSGTTGEPKGIVQSHGMRWSHIQRGIVFGYGPDCVTLISTPLYSNTTLVSFLPTLGLGGTVVLMAKFDAAKYLKLAAEHRVTHTMLVPVQYQRIMAREDFGSYDLSSFVMKFSTSAPFHAELKADILARWPGGLIEFYGMTEGGGSCMLAAHQFPDKLGTVGKPLENHDMRVIDEDGNELAHGEIGEVVGHSPAMMTGYLNKPEKTREAEWYDSDGKRFIRTGDVGRFDEDGFLTLMDRRKDMIISGGFNIYPSDLEAELRQHPDLLEVTVIGVQSRSWGETPVGYAVLKPGANTAAEDILDWFNQRVGKTQRLNRMILTDELPRSAIGKVLKRELRDRFQAEFGELD, from the coding sequence ATGAATGCCAGCGTCAGCTCTCCAATCACCCTCGAGACACCTTTTACCACTCTGCCCAGTTTGATTTCCCTGCACGCCAGGGAGCGCGCGGACCATCCGGCGCTGGTTCAGGATGCGCGCGTCGTTACCTATCGTGAGCTCGACAAGCTGGTTGATCAGGTCGCTGCGACATTACAGCGCGACGGGGTACGTCCCGGCGAATCGGTCGCGATATGCTCGGCCAATTCGATTCCCTACGCGGTACTGTTTCTCGGCGCACTACGCGCCGGCGTGATCGTCGCCCCCCTGGCACCTTCATCCACGCCGGAGAGTCTGCTGACCATGCTCAAGGACTCCGCGGCGAAGCTGTTTTTTGTCGACCAGAGCAGTGACCAGGCTCTTGCTGGAGTGAAGGAGCGAATCGAAATTCCGCTGTTCACGCTGGACGATAGCCGCCCAGCGCAGGGCTTCAGTGGTTGGCTGTCCGAAGGCGCGCCGGCACCGGTACAGATCCAGCCCGAGCAATCCTTCAACGTGATCTATTCGTCCGGCACCACAGGCGAACCCAAGGGCATCGTGCAATCCCATGGCATGCGCTGGTCGCACATTCAGCGCGGGATTGTCTTCGGCTATGGTCCGGACTGCGTCACGCTGATTTCCACTCCGTTGTATTCCAATACCACTCTGGTCTCGTTCTTGCCCACGCTGGGCCTGGGCGGAACCGTCGTGCTGATGGCCAAGTTCGACGCAGCGAAGTATCTCAAGCTGGCCGCCGAGCATCGAGTCACTCATACGATGCTGGTGCCGGTGCAGTACCAGCGCATCATGGCCCGGGAGGATTTCGGCAGCTACGACTTGTCCAGCTTCGTGATGAAATTCAGCACCAGCGCACCCTTCCATGCCGAACTCAAGGCGGACATCCTGGCTCGCTGGCCGGGCGGACTGATCGAGTTCTACGGCATGACCGAAGGCGGTGGCTCTTGCATGCTTGCGGCTCACCAATTCCCGGACAAGCTCGGCACCGTCGGCAAGCCGCTGGAAAACCATGACATGCGCGTGATTGACGAAGACGGCAACGAACTCGCACACGGCGAGATCGGCGAAGTCGTCGGACACTCCCCTGCGATGATGACCGGTTACCTCAACAAACCGGAAAAAACCCGTGAAGCCGAGTGGTACGACAGCGACGGCAAGCGCTTCATTCGAACCGGCGATGTCGGTCGCTTCGACGAGGATGGTTTCCTGACGCTGATGGACCGTCGCAAGGACATGATCATCAGTGGCGGCTTCAACATTTATCCGAGCGACCTGGAGGCAGAGCTCCGCCAGCATCCAGACTTGCTGGAGGTCACGGTGATCGGAGTACAGTCGCGAAGCTGGGGCGAAACTCCGGTGGGCTATGCTGTACTCAAACCGGGTGCGAACACGGCGGCAGAGGACATCCTTGACTGGTTCAACCAGCGCGTCGGCAAAACCCAGCGGCTCAACCGCATGATCCTGACCGACGAATTGCCGCGAAGCGCCATCGGCAAGGTACTGAAACGCGAACTGCGCGACCGCTTCCAGGCGGAGTTCGGCGAGCTGGATTGA
- a CDS encoding DUF4389 domain-containing protein yields the protein MSRFAENLGSADFWLRLLYTLLFGVAWQVTELLLLAIALLQLGFLLFTGAPHARLTAFGTSLSQYARQIGRYVSQATEQKPWPFLEWPAPDVPAAPSQSDKPDAQATASDKPPQP from the coding sequence ATGAGTCGTTTCGCCGAAAATCTAGGCTCAGCTGATTTCTGGCTTCGCCTGCTTTACACATTGCTGTTCGGCGTCGCCTGGCAGGTGACAGAACTTCTGTTGCTGGCCATCGCCTTGTTGCAACTGGGCTTTCTGCTATTTACCGGAGCTCCTCACGCCCGTCTGACCGCGTTCGGTACCAGCCTGTCTCAGTATGCACGGCAAATCGGGCGCTATGTCAGCCAGGCCACCGAACAGAAACCGTGGCCGTTTCTCGAATGGCCGGCCCCTGACGTGCCAGCCGCGCCGTCACAATCAGACAAGCCCGACGCGCAAGCGACGGCCAGCGACAAGCCACCGCAGCCATGA
- the fabA gene encoding 3-hydroxyacyl-[acyl-carrier-protein] dehydratase FabA gives MSRQNAYDREELLKCSRGELFGPGNPQLPAPNMLMMDRVTHISDTGGRFGKGEIVAELDIHPDLWFFACHFEGDPVMPGCLGLDAMWQLVGFYLGWLGYEGRGRALGSGEVKFFGQVLPVAKKVTYTIHIKRTINRSLTLGIADGSMAVDGREIYTAEGLRVGLFTSTDSF, from the coding sequence ATGTCTAGACAGAACGCGTACGACCGGGAAGAGCTGCTCAAGTGCAGTCGCGGCGAGTTGTTCGGCCCCGGTAACCCGCAGTTGCCCGCACCCAACATGCTGATGATGGATCGTGTTACGCACATCAGCGATACCGGGGGACGGTTCGGCAAGGGCGAGATCGTGGCCGAGCTGGATATTCATCCTGATCTGTGGTTTTTCGCCTGTCATTTCGAAGGCGACCCGGTAATGCCGGGCTGTCTCGGGCTGGATGCGATGTGGCAGCTGGTCGGCTTTTACCTCGGCTGGCTAGGCTACGAAGGGCGCGGTCGCGCACTCGGTTCCGGCGAAGTCAAGTTCTTTGGTCAGGTACTTCCCGTCGCGAAAAAAGTGACCTATACCATTCACATCAAGCGCACCATCAACCGTTCGCTGACCCTCGGCATCGCCGATGGCAGCATGGCCGTCGACGGCCGTGAAATCTACACCGCGGAAGGGCTGCGGGTAGGTTTGTTCACTTCAACAGACAGCTTCTGA
- the sixA gene encoding phosphohistidine phosphatase SixA, protein MRIWILRHGQAEARAASDPERALTEDGRTEVAKVAALLRDQPIDMLLASPYRRAQQTAEVVRDVIGFTRGIATVPWLTPDDEPSLCVDFLAERPESNLLLVSHQPLVSQLVSLLVEGNRRGHYPLPTAGLACLDTDFVAAGLARLSLLTNPADLAQHNKLC, encoded by the coding sequence ATGAGAATCTGGATACTCCGGCATGGCCAGGCCGAGGCCCGCGCCGCCAGTGATCCGGAAAGGGCCCTGACCGAGGACGGCCGCACCGAAGTCGCCAAGGTCGCGGCCCTGTTGCGCGATCAGCCAATCGACATGCTGCTGGCGAGTCCGTACCGCCGGGCGCAGCAAACCGCGGAAGTCGTTCGTGATGTGATCGGGTTCACCCGCGGCATTGCAACCGTGCCCTGGCTGACCCCGGACGATGAACCGTCGCTCTGCGTGGACTTTCTCGCGGAGCGTCCGGAGAGCAATCTTCTGCTGGTCAGCCACCAACCGCTCGTCAGCCAGCTGGTCAGTCTGCTGGTAGAGGGCAACAGGCGCGGCCACTATCCTTTACCGACGGCCGGACTCGCCTGCCTGGATACCGATTTCGTCGCGGCTGGGCTGGCACGTCTCAGCCTGCTGACCAATCCTGCGGACCTTGCCCAGCACAATAAGCTGTGCTGA
- a CDS encoding TonB-dependent receptor plug domain-containing protein produces the protein MDEPELQGMELPTVLSATRLKQAPSEVPGSMTVLDRDLIRASGARDVPELMRLVPGMMVGYSVGHRSNVNYHGLNTTEARRLQVLVDGRSVYRPGLATVDWTDIPLAIEDIERIEVFRGPNTAAYGANALMGVINIISTRPEMRQGTRLKITDGNRGVRDLYASQGGVIGSTHARLSLFAKEDTGFDFDDDGEDYRDSRRLNAVNLLGTTQIDASQSLHLQLGAKEGSNQVDNDYTVLAEPTNDAYLYDRLVAQHDDVSDVTARDYFVQLRWKNELTPTHSIELKTYAQHMERLSDWRACDSPVVFSPELRALYEAGNVYPRRINYILRNRGKWGDPDFYRDYLVTGDGLPADMLPLVESVVAQHAAARSGPPACWDINENLRETRYEAELQNTLQVTDRLRSVFGGNLRYDQAKSETLFGGKVENHIGQLFGHLEYRPFDRWMFHAGAMAEQDRLSGFSFSPRLAAQYFIRPTHSLRLVYSEAVRSPDMYENNARWTYVPRNLSGPAVSGAEYYAIAEAPGGLDQERIRSSEVGYNGYFHALALAVDVRGFYEDIDNLISDPLQIVNFRPTNDASARFTGGEIQVDWEATRHDRLRLTYAYVDFTASNRLDQRLTARNSGSAAWLRQWPAAIHSSLIYYGADQLNERRFERLDGRLAKRLAIGSSSALELALTMQYRLDDEGLTWPENLYETRDQYYLSAELSF, from the coding sequence ATGGACGAGCCGGAATTGCAGGGCATGGAGTTGCCCACCGTGCTTAGCGCCACGCGCTTGAAGCAGGCGCCTTCCGAGGTGCCGGGCAGCATGACCGTGCTCGACCGGGATCTGATCCGCGCCAGCGGCGCCCGCGACGTGCCGGAACTCATGCGTCTGGTCCCCGGGATGATGGTCGGCTATTCCGTCGGCCATCGTAGCAACGTCAATTATCATGGCCTGAACACTACCGAGGCTCGGCGCCTGCAAGTGCTGGTTGATGGCCGCTCCGTCTACCGTCCTGGTCTGGCCACGGTCGATTGGACCGACATTCCGCTAGCCATCGAAGACATCGAGCGCATCGAAGTGTTCCGCGGCCCGAATACTGCCGCCTACGGTGCCAACGCGTTGATGGGCGTCATCAACATCATTTCCACACGCCCTGAGATGCGTCAGGGCACACGCCTCAAAATCACTGACGGCAACCGCGGCGTGCGCGATCTGTATGCCAGTCAGGGGGGCGTGATCGGCAGTACGCACGCACGGCTGAGCCTTTTTGCCAAGGAAGATACCGGCTTCGATTTCGACGATGACGGCGAGGACTATCGCGACAGCCGTCGACTCAACGCAGTCAATCTGCTGGGGACCACGCAGATAGATGCGAGCCAAAGCCTTCACTTGCAGCTTGGCGCGAAGGAAGGCAGCAACCAGGTCGACAACGACTATACCGTGCTTGCCGAACCGACCAACGATGCGTATCTGTACGACCGCCTGGTGGCACAGCATGACGATGTGTCCGACGTGACAGCGCGCGACTACTTTGTGCAGCTGCGCTGGAAAAACGAGCTGACACCCACCCACAGCATTGAGCTGAAAACCTATGCGCAGCACATGGAGCGCCTCAGCGACTGGCGCGCCTGCGACTCGCCGGTGGTTTTCTCACCGGAGCTAAGAGCGTTGTACGAGGCCGGCAACGTCTATCCGCGGCGCATCAATTACATTCTCCGCAACCGGGGAAAATGGGGCGATCCGGATTTCTACCGTGATTATCTGGTGACCGGCGACGGCCTGCCTGCTGACATGCTACCCCTGGTCGAAAGCGTCGTAGCCCAGCACGCGGCCGCCCGCAGCGGCCCGCCAGCCTGCTGGGACATCAATGAAAATCTGCGCGAAACACGCTACGAGGCTGAGCTGCAGAACACACTGCAGGTCACGGATCGCTTGCGCAGCGTTTTCGGCGGCAATCTGCGCTACGACCAGGCCAAATCGGAAACGCTGTTTGGTGGCAAGGTGGAAAATCACATCGGACAGCTGTTCGGGCATCTCGAGTATCGACCGTTCGACCGCTGGATGTTCCACGCCGGCGCGATGGCGGAACAGGATCGGCTGAGCGGCTTCTCCTTCTCGCCGCGACTCGCAGCGCAGTACTTCATCCGCCCGACGCACAGCCTGCGCCTGGTCTATTCCGAAGCCGTTCGTTCGCCGGACATGTACGAGAACAACGCACGCTGGACCTACGTACCGAGAAATCTCAGCGGACCGGCTGTGAGCGGAGCCGAGTATTACGCTATTGCCGAGGCCCCTGGCGGCCTGGATCAGGAGCGGATCCGTTCGAGCGAAGTCGGCTATAACGGATACTTTCATGCTCTGGCCTTAGCAGTGGACGTGCGCGGCTTCTACGAAGACATCGACAATCTGATCAGCGACCCGCTGCAGATCGTCAACTTCAGGCCCACCAACGACGCTTCGGCTCGTTTTACCGGCGGCGAAATCCAGGTTGATTGGGAGGCCACTCGCCACGACCGCCTGCGCCTGACCTATGCCTATGTCGATTTCACCGCGAGCAACCGGTTGGATCAGCGTCTCACCGCGCGCAACAGCGGTTCTGCCGCATGGTTGCGCCAATGGCCCGCAGCGATCCACAGCAGCCTGATCTATTATGGAGCCGATCAGCTGAACGAGCGGCGCTTCGAGCGGCTCGATGGACGCCTGGCCAAGCGATTGGCCATCGGCTCCAGCAGCGCCCTGGAGCTTGCCTTGACCATGCAGTATCGCCTGGACGATGAAGGGCTTACCTGGCCGGAAAACCTGTACGAGACACGCGATCAGTACTATCTCAGCGCGGAATTGAGTTTTTAA